One stretch of Myxococcales bacterium DNA includes these proteins:
- a CDS encoding M23 family metallopeptidase, with product MFWRRPFSLNFFGLFAVLCALACLIAGCSSPKPPPAPAPTPVEPATPTPPPGMKVDGQIQSGEGLAAALARVGVSPEQFEKIRQSLETVDFPFKRIRGDQPFTVWLDENGVCRAFDFQVSRIQTYHLREKEGALAAERVDVPTTTRIETLGARVYTSVYEEIIGHGHTDELASLVSNLFAWDINFYTDPRRGDSFKLVFERTLLPGAEPYGYGRLLAAEYDGQVTGLKRGYWLEIDDPDFAGFYDENGTQLRKTFLVAPLDTMRITSRFGMRLHPVLGRRMMHSGVDYGAAVGTPVWAVADGKVLSAGHAGAAGNLIKLAHDGGYVTMYMHLSRIAVRTGQHVRQRQLIGRVGSTGRSTGPHLDFRIQQGGRYVNPLKMRMIASPLKKLPEQYRPAFAATIEKLKPQLEAIAVPEVIAETPSTE from the coding sequence ATGTTCTGGCGTCGCCCATTTTCACTCAATTTCTTCGGCCTCTTCGCCGTCTTATGCGCGTTGGCCTGTCTGATCGCCGGCTGTTCCTCGCCCAAACCGCCGCCGGCGCCCGCGCCGACCCCGGTCGAACCGGCGACCCCGACCCCGCCGCCCGGCATGAAGGTCGACGGTCAAATCCAAAGCGGCGAAGGCCTCGCCGCGGCGCTGGCGCGCGTCGGCGTCTCCCCCGAACAATTCGAGAAAATCCGCCAAAGCCTGGAAACGGTGGATTTTCCGTTTAAACGCATCCGCGGCGATCAGCCGTTTACCGTCTGGCTTGACGAAAACGGCGTCTGCCGCGCCTTCGATTTTCAGGTCAGCCGCATCCAGACCTACCACCTGCGCGAAAAGGAGGGCGCCCTCGCCGCCGAGCGGGTCGACGTTCCCACCACAACCCGGATCGAAACCCTCGGCGCGCGCGTCTATACCAGCGTCTACGAGGAAATCATCGGCCACGGTCACACCGACGAACTGGCGTCACTGGTTTCCAATCTGTTTGCGTGGGACATCAACTTTTATACCGATCCGCGGCGCGGCGATTCGTTCAAGCTGGTCTTCGAGCGGACGCTGTTGCCCGGCGCCGAGCCTTACGGCTACGGCCGCCTGCTAGCCGCCGAGTACGACGGCCAGGTCACGGGCCTCAAGCGCGGCTATTGGCTGGAGATCGACGACCCCGATTTCGCGGGGTTCTACGACGAAAACGGCACGCAGTTGCGCAAGACTTTTCTCGTCGCACCGCTCGATACGATGCGCATCACCAGCCGTTTCGGCATGCGCCTGCATCCGGTCCTGGGACGGCGCATGATGCACAGCGGCGTCGATTACGGCGCGGCGGTCGGCACGCCGGTCTGGGCGGTCGCCGACGGCAAGGTGCTGTCGGCGGGACACGCGGGCGCGGCCGGCAACCTGATCAAGCTGGCGCACGACGGCGGGTACGTCACGATGTACATGCACTTGTCGCGCATCGCCGTGCGCACCGGCCAGCACGTCCGCCAGCGCCAGCTGATCGGCCGCGTCGGCTCCACGGGCCGGTCCACCGGGCCGCATCTGGATTTCCGCATTCAGCAGGGCGGCCGTTACGTCAACCCGCTGAAAATGCGGATGATCGCCTCGCCGCTGAAAAAATTGCCGGAGCAATACCGGCCGGCGTTCGCCGCGACCATCGAAAAACTGAAGCCGCAATTGGAGGCGATCGCCGTTCCCGAGGTTATTGCGGAGACGCCGTCCACAGAGTGA
- the lon gene encoding endopeptidase La, with protein MLFSPEETKPANLPVLPLRNATLFPGTIAPMAVGRSFSLKALEAADHELGLLGVFTQFDPEVEEPTGADIHHMGVASKILKMADDRRGGKTVLLQGLYRVRVVRFTDLTPTMRVDLEYPEDIEEADAEMAALFTKIKEMATEVITKNPALPQESKHFIEEMDRPGMLCDLVASHLSISVEDKITILETLDVKIRARRIAQMLSAELQMLETKRRIDQQVRGEMDKSQRDYYLRKQMEAIRRELGEEDSSEDEIDELRKKLKEANLPEEAFKTAEKEVKRLAHIPSSSPEYTVSKTYLDTILELPWSKFSEDHLDIKEAEKILNEDHYGLERVKRRILEYLAVRKLKPDVKGPILCLIGPPGVGKTSLGKSVARAMDRQFVRMSLGGIHDEAEIRGHRRTYIGALPGRIIQGIKKAGTANPVFMLDELDKVGKDFRGDPSSALLEVLDPEQNDTFVDNYLAIPYDLSRVLFIGTANVHDTIPGPLRDRMEVIDIPGYTQEEKKLIAKRHLIAEEMENHGLKPDSFKITDSALDVVIDKYTREAGVRNLKRNIAALCRGAAKRLASGEVKKVTIDKRAVAAFLGAEKFFPEVAEATKVPGVATGMAWTPTGGDILFIETTMMKGKGNLILTGQLGEVMQESAKAAMSYLRSRSEEFGIDPKKFEEVDVHIHIPAGAIPKDGPSAGITLLAALASLFTGKRVNNDLAMTGEVTLRGQILPVGGIKEKVLAARRAGIKQVLLPEKNRRDIEEIPEDIRKGLTLHFIGNVADALKYALSDATN; from the coding sequence ATGTTGTTTTCACCGGAAGAGACCAAACCAGCCAACCTGCCGGTGTTGCCGCTTCGAAACGCCACGTTGTTTCCGGGAACGATCGCGCCCATGGCGGTCGGCCGGTCGTTTTCCTTGAAGGCCCTGGAAGCCGCCGACCACGAACTGGGTTTGCTCGGCGTCTTTACGCAGTTCGATCCCGAGGTCGAGGAACCGACCGGCGCCGATATCCATCACATGGGCGTCGCATCGAAAATCCTGAAAATGGCCGACGATCGCCGGGGCGGTAAGACCGTGCTGTTGCAGGGCCTCTATCGCGTCCGCGTCGTGCGCTTCACCGACCTGACGCCGACGATGCGCGTCGATCTGGAATACCCCGAGGACATCGAGGAAGCCGACGCCGAAATGGCCGCGCTGTTCACGAAAATCAAGGAGATGGCCACCGAGGTCATCACCAAGAACCCGGCGCTGCCGCAGGAATCCAAACATTTCATCGAGGAAATGGACCGGCCGGGAATGCTGTGCGACCTGGTCGCGTCGCACCTGTCGATCTCGGTCGAGGATAAAATCACCATCCTCGAAACGCTCGACGTCAAGATTCGCGCCCGGCGCATCGCCCAGATGCTCAGCGCCGAACTGCAGATGCTCGAGACCAAGCGCCGCATCGACCAGCAGGTGCGCGGCGAGATGGACAAGAGCCAGCGCGACTATTACCTGCGCAAGCAGATGGAAGCGATTCGCCGCGAGTTGGGCGAGGAGGATTCGTCCGAGGACGAAATCGACGAGCTGCGCAAAAAGCTGAAAGAAGCCAACCTGCCGGAAGAGGCGTTCAAGACCGCGGAAAAGGAAGTCAAACGCCTGGCGCACATCCCCTCGTCGTCGCCGGAATACACGGTTTCCAAGACCTATCTCGACACCATTCTCGAGTTGCCGTGGTCGAAATTCTCGGAAGACCACCTCGACATCAAGGAAGCCGAGAAGATTCTGAACGAAGACCACTACGGCCTGGAGCGCGTCAAGCGCCGCATCCTCGAATACCTTGCCGTGCGCAAACTCAAGCCCGACGTCAAAGGTCCGATCCTTTGCCTGATCGGCCCGCCGGGCGTCGGCAAAACGAGCCTCGGCAAATCGGTCGCGCGGGCGATGGACCGGCAATTCGTCCGGATGAGCCTCGGCGGCATTCACGACGAGGCCGAGATCCGCGGCCACCGGCGCACCTACATCGGCGCGTTGCCCGGGCGCATCATCCAGGGGATTAAAAAAGCCGGCACCGCCAACCCGGTGTTCATGCTCGACGAACTGGACAAGGTCGGCAAGGACTTCCGCGGCGACCCGTCCTCGGCGCTGCTCGAGGTGCTCGACCCCGAGCAGAACGACACGTTCGTCGACAACTACCTGGCGATCCCCTACGACCTGTCGCGGGTGCTGTTCATCGGCACGGCGAACGTGCACGACACGATCCCCGGCCCGCTGCGCGACCGCATGGAAGTCATCGACATTCCCGGTTACACCCAGGAAGAGAAAAAGCTGATCGCCAAGCGGCACCTGATCGCCGAGGAAATGGAAAACCACGGCCTGAAGCCCGACAGCTTCAAGATCACCGATTCGGCGCTTGACGTGGTGATCGATAAATACACGCGCGAGGCCGGCGTGCGCAACCTCAAGCGCAACATCGCCGCTCTCTGCCGCGGCGCCGCCAAGCGGCTGGCCAGCGGCGAGGTCAAGAAGGTGACGATCGACAAGCGCGCGGTGGCCGCTTTCCTCGGCGCGGAGAAATTCTTCCCCGAGGTCGCCGAGGCGACCAAGGTGCCCGGCGTGGCGACCGGCATGGCGTGGACGCCCACCGGCGGCGACATCCTGTTCATCGAAACCACGATGATGAAGGGCAAGGGCAACCTGATCCTCACTGGCCAGTTGGGCGAGGTGATGCAGGAATCGGCCAAGGCGGCGATGTCGTACTTGCGGTCGCGATCCGAGGAATTCGGCATCGATCCGAAAAAATTCGAGGAAGTGGACGTGCACATCCACATCCCGGCGGGCGCGATTCCGAAGGACGGCCCGTCGGCGGGCATCACGCTGCTCGCGGCGCTGGCCAGCCTCTTTACCGGCAAGCGGGTCAACAATGATCTGGCGATGACCGGCGAGGTGACGTTGCGCGGCCAGATTCTGCCGGTCGGCGGCATCAAAGAAAAGGTGCTGGCGGCGCGGCGCGCCGGCATCAAGCAGGTGCTGCTGCCCGAAAAGAATCGGCGCGACATTGAGGAAATTCCGGAGGACATCCGCAAGGGCCTGACGCTGCACTTCATCGGCAACGTTGCCGACGCCTTGAAATACGCGCTGTCCGACGCGACGAATTAG
- the larC gene encoding nickel pincer cofactor biosynthesis protein LarC: MGKTLYLDCFAGAAGDMLLGALIDLGFDAGRLDDLAARLGLTGVRVTVTRVMRGAIQAPLLRVEAPPEQPHRHWAEIDARLAAAELPAPVRDNARRVFRRLAEAEAAIHGHSPHHVHFHEVGAVDALIDIVGFCLAIHELEIERIIASPLPLGRGQTDSAHGTIPLPAPATVALLGDAPVYAYPLEVETVTPTGAALISTLAAGFAAVPAMTLLAVGYGAGTRVDAAGPPNVVRALLGLAQTLPETAETTFTITANIDDMNPEYYEPLARRLEENGALDVTLIPCVMKRGRPGILLEVLAPQSKLEELIETVFVHSTTLGLRYYPTARAVCERRVETIEAPFGKVRIKHAYYRGKLVHSKPEYADLAQSGLPIAEALRLLDEVKKGR; this comes from the coding sequence ATGGGAAAAACGCTTTACCTCGATTGTTTCGCGGGCGCGGCCGGCGACATGCTGCTCGGCGCCCTGATCGATCTGGGCTTCGACGCCGGGCGGCTCGACGACCTCGCGGCGCGGTTGGGCCTGACCGGCGTCCGGGTGACCGTCACCCGCGTGATGCGCGGCGCGATCCAGGCGCCGCTGCTGCGGGTCGAGGCGCCGCCCGAACAACCGCACCGGCACTGGGCCGAAATCGACGCGCGGCTCGCCGCCGCCGAACTGCCGGCACCGGTCCGCGACAACGCCCGCCGCGTCTTTCGCCGCCTCGCGGAGGCCGAGGCCGCGATTCATGGCCATTCGCCGCACCACGTGCACTTTCACGAAGTGGGCGCCGTCGACGCGCTGATCGACATCGTCGGTTTTTGCCTGGCGATCCACGAACTGGAAATCGAACGGATCATCGCCAGCCCCCTGCCCCTCGGCCGCGGCCAGACCGACAGCGCGCACGGCACGATTCCCCTACCGGCGCCGGCCACCGTGGCGCTGCTCGGCGACGCGCCCGTCTACGCCTACCCGTTGGAGGTCGAAACCGTCACACCGACCGGCGCGGCGCTGATCTCGACCCTCGCCGCCGGTTTCGCGGCGGTGCCCGCCATGACCCTGCTGGCGGTCGGTTACGGCGCGGGAACGCGCGTCGACGCCGCCGGGCCGCCGAACGTCGTGCGGGCGCTGCTGGGCCTCGCGCAGACCTTGCCGGAAACGGCGGAAACGACCTTCACCATCACCGCCAACATCGACGACATGAATCCGGAATATTACGAGCCGTTGGCGCGCCGGTTGGAGGAAAACGGCGCGCTCGACGTGACGCTGATCCCCTGCGTCATGAAGCGCGGCCGGCCCGGCATCCTGCTCGAGGTGCTCGCGCCACAGTCGAAGCTGGAAGAGTTGATCGAAACGGTGTTCGTCCACTCGACGACGCTGGGATTGCGCTACTACCCGACCGCCCGCGCGGTTTGCGAGCGGCGCGTGGAAACGATCGAGGCGCCGTTCGGCAAGGTGCGGATCAAGCACGCCTACTACCGCGGCAAACTGGTGCATTCAAAACCCGAATACGCCGATCTGGCGCAGTCCGGCCTGCCGATCGCCGAGGCGTTGCGGTTGTTGGACGAGGTTAAAAAAGGCCGCTGA
- the larB gene encoding nickel pincer cofactor biosynthesis protein LarB produces MSAYDQWIREILARLAAGEIGVDAALADLKDLPYEDLEFAKLDHHRGLRNGFPEVVLAQGKTPDQVVAIVERLAQKQNNVLITRANARQADAVASRFPAALYDETSRCLRLLQRPIDRRGHGAVLVVTAGTADLPVAEEAVLSAEIMGNEVARLYDVGVAGLHRLLNNVEIIRQAAVLVVVAGMEGALPSVVGGLTDKPLIAVPTSVGYGASFNGLAALLGMLNSCASGTLVVNIDNGFGAACAATRINRLGL; encoded by the coding sequence ATGAGCGCTTATGATCAATGGATCCGCGAGATCCTCGCGCGGCTCGCCGCCGGCGAAATCGGCGTGGACGCCGCGCTGGCCGATCTGAAGGATCTGCCGTACGAGGATCTGGAATTCGCCAAACTCGATCACCACCGCGGCTTGCGCAACGGTTTTCCGGAAGTGGTGCTGGCCCAGGGCAAGACGCCGGATCAGGTGGTCGCGATCGTCGAACGCCTGGCGCAAAAACAAAACAACGTGCTGATCACCCGCGCCAACGCCCGGCAGGCCGACGCCGTCGCCTCGCGTTTTCCCGCGGCGCTTTACGACGAAACGAGCCGTTGCCTGCGCCTGTTGCAACGGCCGATCGACCGGCGCGGGCACGGCGCCGTGCTGGTCGTCACCGCCGGCACCGCCGACCTGCCCGTGGCCGAGGAAGCGGTGCTTTCCGCCGAGATCATGGGCAACGAGGTGGCGCGGTTGTACGACGTCGGCGTGGCCGGCCTGCACCGCCTGCTGAACAACGTGGAAATCATCCGCCAAGCGGCGGTGCTCGTCGTCGTCGCGGGAATGGAAGGCGCGCTGCCGAGCGTCGTGGGCGGCCTGACCGACAAGCCGTTGATCGCCGTGCCGACCAGCGTCGGCTACGGCGCCAGCTTCAACGGCCTGGCGGCGCTCCTGGGCATGCTCAATTCCTGCGCCAGCGGCACACTGGTGGTGAACATCGACAACGGTTTCGGCGCGGCCTGCGCGGCCACGCGCATCAATCGCCTGGGATTGTGA
- the thiL gene encoding thiamine-phosphate kinase, which yields MREFEWIGKAAELFGREHDGAPVGIGDDCALLTGPGPVLASIDTVVAGVHFEPCLMTAPDIGWRALAVALSDLAACGADPARPIHVLLSLQLPDDFPDTELLGLAAGLRDCAREHGGRIVGGDTVGTPGPLAITVTVLGSADRPVWRRGARPGDLLVVTGELGAAGLGLAALRAGWDDDDARRCALAYRRPRARLAAGFALARVATALIDISDGLLQDLGHVGAASGVGANVDLDRLPVAAAAREVARRLGADPLEYAAGFGDEYQLLAAVPPSRLAELAGELPDLTPIGEFVAGSAVVARQNGRPVEPRRRGYEHGRKK from the coding sequence TTGCGCGAATTCGAATGGATCGGGAAGGCGGCGGAATTGTTCGGCCGCGAACACGACGGCGCACCCGTCGGCATCGGCGACGACTGCGCCCTGCTGACCGGCCCCGGTCCCGTCCTGGCGAGTATCGATACCGTCGTCGCGGGCGTTCATTTCGAGCCGTGCCTGATGACCGCGCCGGACATCGGTTGGCGGGCGTTGGCGGTGGCGCTTTCCGATCTGGCGGCTTGCGGCGCCGACCCCGCGCGGCCGATTCACGTTCTGCTTTCACTGCAACTACCCGACGATTTTCCCGACACCGAGTTGCTCGGCCTGGCGGCAGGCCTGCGCGACTGTGCCCGGGAGCACGGCGGCCGGATCGTCGGCGGCGACACCGTCGGCACGCCCGGCCCGCTGGCGATCACCGTCACGGTGCTGGGCAGCGCTGACCGGCCCGTCTGGCGGCGCGGCGCCCGGCCCGGCGACCTCCTGGTCGTCACCGGCGAACTGGGCGCGGCCGGCCTGGGCCTGGCAGCCTTGCGCGCCGGTTGGGATGACGACGACGCGCGCCGTTGCGCGCTCGCCTATCGCCGCCCGCGAGCCCGCCTGGCGGCCGGTTTCGCGCTGGCCCGCGTCGCAACGGCCCTGATCGACATTTCCGACGGCCTGCTGCAGGATCTCGGCCACGTCGGCGCGGCGAGCGGCGTCGGCGCGAACGTCGATCTCGACCGGTTGCCGGTCGCGGCGGCGGCCCGCGAGGTCGCGCGACGATTGGGCGCGGACCCGCTCGAATACGCGGCCGGCTTCGGCGACGAGTATCAATTGCTGGCCGCCGTGCCGCCATCCCGTCTGGCCGAGTTGGCGGGCGAATTGCCGGACCTGACGCCGATCGGGGAATTCGTCGCCGGGTCGGCGGTCGTCGCGCGGCAAAACGGCCGGCCGGTCGAACCGCGCCGGCGCGGCTACGAACACGGCAGAAAAAAATGA
- a CDS encoding ATP-dependent DNA helicase: MKDELAAIFGPRGLLAAAFDKYEHRPGQLRMAELVRRALQEDQVALIEAPTGTGKTIAYLLPALQSPRRVVISTGTKALQEQVMRKDIPLAERILGREIRAVLMKGRRNYLCRYRLHLFLQQPVFESRQESSLFKIIERWAAQTEFGDRAEIPQLPDDCAVWNDICSTPETCAGQRCQHNPTCFITKLRQRAAQAEAVVTNHHLLFADLSVRLNSGGEGQVLPDYNAVICDEAHQLEDTATSYFGLSTSSYRYDEWERDLTRTLTALHLIDTEIPPLLGSLRKIRDGLFECYRFPGEERSRLTAESCTPEIGERLVALRENADRLAARLSSLAAAGNSVDLEALARRIKDLAVATDEICIADDAAFVYWRERRPRSVILHKDPIELATAMQDSLFAFTTAVVFTSATLTAQGSFRYIKNRLGITFDTLEESLPTCFDYPRQGLLYLPTDMPDPREPAFAEAAIARIEPLVRAAGGRSLCLFTSIRNMEAAYEALRPRLPYPCLLQGEAPKHLLLERKRNEPATVLFATASFWEGVDIAGDALGCVIIDKLPFASPGEPIVAARIEKLTADGGQAFLDYQLPAAIIMLKQGLGRLIRTSDDRGVLAVLDSRIHRKGYGKQILGSLPSFAKTSKMEDVLRFWQA; encoded by the coding sequence GTGAAAGACGAACTGGCGGCCATTTTCGGACCGCGCGGCCTGCTGGCCGCGGCATTCGACAAGTACGAGCATCGACCCGGCCAACTGCGGATGGCCGAGTTGGTCCGGCGCGCCTTGCAGGAAGACCAGGTCGCCCTCATCGAGGCCCCGACCGGCACCGGCAAGACCATCGCCTATCTCCTTCCCGCGCTGCAATCCCCGCGTCGCGTCGTCATTTCCACCGGCACCAAGGCGCTGCAGGAACAGGTCATGCGCAAGGATATTCCGCTGGCCGAACGCATCCTGGGCCGGGAGATCCGCGCCGTGCTGATGAAGGGCCGGCGCAATTACCTCTGCCGCTACCGGCTGCACCTCTTTCTGCAGCAACCGGTGTTCGAGTCGCGCCAGGAATCCTCGCTGTTTAAAATCATCGAACGCTGGGCCGCGCAGACCGAGTTCGGCGACCGGGCCGAGATTCCGCAACTGCCCGACGATTGCGCCGTCTGGAACGACATCTGCTCCACGCCCGAAACCTGCGCCGGCCAGCGTTGCCAACACAACCCGACCTGTTTCATCACCAAGCTGCGCCAACGCGCCGCCCAGGCCGAGGCGGTGGTGACCAATCACCATCTGCTCTTCGCCGATCTGTCGGTGCGGCTCAACAGCGGCGGCGAGGGGCAGGTACTGCCCGATTACAACGCCGTGATCTGCGACGAGGCGCATCAGCTCGAGGACACGGCGACCAGCTACTTCGGCCTGAGCACCAGCTCCTACCGCTACGACGAATGGGAACGCGACCTGACGCGCACCCTGACCGCCCTGCATCTGATCGACACGGAAATCCCGCCGCTGCTGGGAAGTCTGCGCAAAATCCGCGACGGCCTGTTCGAGTGCTATCGCTTTCCGGGCGAGGAGCGCAGCCGGTTGACGGCGGAAAGCTGCACCCCGGAGATCGGCGAACGCCTGGTAGCCCTGCGCGAAAACGCCGATCGTCTGGCGGCGCGGTTGAGTTCGTTGGCCGCCGCCGGCAATTCGGTCGACCTCGAGGCGCTGGCCCGCCGGATCAAGGATTTGGCCGTCGCCACCGACGAGATTTGCATCGCCGACGACGCGGCGTTCGTTTACTGGCGCGAGCGGCGGCCGCGCAGCGTCATCCTGCACAAGGATCCGATCGAACTGGCGACGGCCATGCAGGACAGTCTCTTCGCCTTCACGACGGCGGTGGTGTTCACCAGCGCCACGCTGACCGCCCAGGGCAGCTTTCGCTACATCAAGAACCGGCTGGGCATCACTTTCGACACCCTCGAGGAAAGCCTGCCCACCTGCTTCGATTATCCCCGGCAGGGCTTGCTCTACCTGCCGACCGACATGCCCGACCCGCGCGAACCGGCCTTCGCCGAGGCGGCGATCGCGCGGATCGAACCGCTCGTGCGGGCGGCGGGCGGGCGCAGCCTGTGCCTGTTCACTTCCATCCGCAATATGGAAGCCGCCTACGAAGCCTTGCGGCCGCGCCTGCCCTATCCCTGCCTGTTGCAGGGCGAGGCGCCCAAACACCTGTTGCTCGAGCGCAAGCGAAACGAGCCCGCGACCGTGCTGTTCGCCACCGCCAGTTTCTGGGAGGGCGTGGACATCGCGGGCGACGCCCTGGGCTGCGTTATCATCGACAAGCTGCCCTTTGCCAGTCCGGGCGAACCGATCGTCGCGGCCCGCATCGAAAAGCTGACCGCGGACGGCGGCCAGGCGTTTCTCGACTATCAACTGCCGGCGGCGATCATCATGCTCAAACAGGGCCTGGGTCGCCTCATTCGCACCTCGGACGACCGCGGCGTGCTGGCCGTTCTCGACAGTCGGATCCACCGCAAGGGCTACGGCAAACAGATCCTCGGCAGCTTGCCGTCATTCGCGAAGACAAGCAAAATGGAAGACGTGTTGCGTTTCTGGCAGGCCTAG
- a CDS encoding ABC transporter substrate-binding protein: protein MRRRFDLLTVLGLLFCLAACASAAVPPPPPPAAGGDEAAALYEKAEAYYRNNFQGKALQHYVIVIERYPNSAPAPACLFKAARLYQEKNSPDKAVYYYEMLVSRFPDNPYAVEAHYEMGVCRQQLRQYESAVTALNYYLSINNTKHADQAHLALADCYEALQRYADALPQYAAGAKNLDRAAQVEILKDVRILIDEHLGGPDLLTLLPRMADGTVVDFTRYRAAQYLVKENRRADAAKLLRQINFAKPQYKFYEKAEQLLQTAEAPAPRTAEAAPPAAREAAKPLAPAPSEIKAAIGVLLPLSGDRAVFGREVLHGLMQGSELFGAGQGAAFRIVIRDTQGDPAVAAKLVNELADDPGVLAIVGPLLSSCAKSAAIEAEKRGITLITLTTRENILDHGFFVFRNFLTASEQVKALIRYATMNQGAFRFAVLYPDNTRGRLYRDLFSQNLDSTRYRLVASVGYNPNETDFRGAVQQLNAHGQIHALFIPDNSRQVALLAPQLVYYGLKDVMLLGINSWNTDELARKAGSYLSRSVFVDGFFAHSTANGEVAPFVQQYQDSFHQPPSFLAAIGYDTAHLVARALGGHGELDREGFRRELLKVHDLSGVTGEMTVGEDREIQRHLYLLRVGGERIEELF from the coding sequence ATGCGGCGACGTTTCGATTTGCTGACCGTCCTGGGCCTGCTGTTCTGCCTGGCCGCCTGCGCTTCCGCGGCGGTGCCGCCGCCTCCGCCGCCAGCGGCGGGCGGCGACGAGGCCGCGGCGCTGTACGAAAAGGCCGAGGCTTACTACCGCAACAATTTTCAAGGCAAGGCGCTGCAGCATTACGTCATCGTGATCGAACGCTATCCGAACAGCGCGCCGGCCCCCGCCTGCCTGTTCAAAGCGGCCCGCCTCTACCAAGAAAAGAATTCGCCCGACAAAGCGGTCTATTATTACGAAATGCTCGTCAGTCGGTTCCCCGACAATCCCTATGCGGTCGAGGCGCATTACGAAATGGGCGTTTGCCGGCAGCAACTGCGGCAGTACGAATCGGCGGTCACGGCGCTGAACTACTATCTGAGCATCAACAACACCAAGCACGCCGATCAGGCGCATTTGGCGCTCGCCGACTGCTACGAGGCGCTGCAGCGTTATGCCGACGCGCTGCCGCAATACGCCGCCGGCGCGAAAAATCTCGACCGGGCCGCGCAAGTGGAAATCCTGAAGGACGTCCGGATCCTCATCGACGAGCACCTCGGCGGTCCGGACTTGCTGACCCTGCTGCCGCGGATGGCCGACGGCACCGTCGTCGATTTCACCCGCTACCGGGCCGCGCAATACCTGGTGAAGGAAAACCGCCGCGCCGACGCCGCCAAGCTGTTGCGGCAGATCAATTTCGCCAAGCCGCAGTACAAGTTCTACGAAAAGGCGGAACAGTTGCTGCAAACCGCCGAAGCGCCCGCCCCGCGCACCGCCGAGGCCGCGCCGCCCGCCGCGCGCGAAGCGGCCAAGCCCCTGGCGCCGGCGCCCTCCGAAATCAAGGCCGCGATCGGCGTCCTGCTGCCGCTGTCCGGCGACCGCGCGGTCTTCGGCCGCGAGGTGTTGCACGGCCTGATGCAAGGCAGCGAATTGTTCGGCGCTGGGCAAGGCGCCGCGTTCCGCATCGTGATCCGCGACACCCAGGGCGACCCCGCCGTCGCGGCCAAACTCGTCAACGAACTGGCCGACGATCCCGGCGTCCTGGCGATCGTCGGGCCGTTGCTCAGTTCCTGCGCCAAATCCGCCGCGATCGAAGCGGAAAAACGCGGCATCACCCTGATCACGCTGACCACGCGCGAGAACATTCTCGACCACGGTTTTTTCGTCTTTCGCAATTTCCTCACCGCCTCCGAACAGGTCAAAGCGCTGATCCGCTACGCGACGATGAACCAGGGCGCGTTCCGCTTCGCCGTCCTGTATCCCGACAACACGCGCGGCCGGCTGTACCGCGACCTGTTCAGCCAGAACCTCGACTCGACCCGTTATCGCCTGGTGGCCAGCGTCGGCTACAACCCGAACGAGACGGATTTTCGCGGCGCCGTGCAGCAGCTCAACGCCCACGGCCAGATCCACGCCCTGTTCATTCCGGACAATTCGCGCCAGGTCGCCCTGCTCGCGCCGCAATTGGTGTATTACGGCCTGAAGGACGTCATGTTGCTCGGCATCAATTCCTGGAACACCGACGAGCTGGCCCGCAAGGCCGGTTCCTACCTCAGCCGTTCGGTGTTCGTCGACGGCTTTTTCGCCCACAGCACCGCGAACGGCGAAGTGGCGCCGTTCGTGCAGCAATATCAGGATTCCTTTCACCAGCCGCCTTCCTTCCTCGCGGCCATCGGCTACGACACCGCGCACCTGGTCGCCCGCGCGCTCGGCGGGCATGGCGAACTGGACCGTGAGGGGTTCCGCCGCGAATTGCTGAAGGTTCACGATCTGTCGGGCGTGACGGGCGAAATGACGGTCGGCGAGGATCGCGAAATTCAACGGCATCTGTACTTGTTGCGCGTCGGCGGCGAACGCATCGAGGAACTTTTTTAA